In the Sinorhizobium arboris LMG 14919 genome, one interval contains:
- a CDS encoding aspartate kinase produces MARIVMKFGGTSVADLNRIHNVARHVKREVDAGHEVAVVVSAMSGKTNELVGWVENMPKVAGSNAPFYDAREYDAVVASGEQVTSGLLAIALQSMGINARSWQGWQLPIKTDNAHGAARILDIDGADIIRRMGEGQVAVVAGFQGLGPDNRLATLGRGGSDTSAVAIAAAVRADRCDIYTDVDGVYTTDPRIEPKARRLKKIAFEEMLEMASLGAKVLQVRSVELAMVHKVRTFVRSSFEDPDAPGMGDLMNPPGTLICDEDEIVEQEVVTGIAYAKDEAQISLRRLADRPGVSAAIFGPLAEAHINVDMIVQNISEDGSKTDMTFTVPSGDVDKALKVLGENKETIGYDVIQSESGLVKVSVIGIGMRSHAGVAASAFRALADKGINIKAITTSEIKISILIDGPYAELAVRTLHSVYGLDKS; encoded by the coding sequence ATGGCACGCATCGTGATGAAATTCGGCGGGACCTCCGTCGCAGATTTGAACCGCATCCATAATGTCGCCCGCCATGTGAAACGTGAAGTCGATGCCGGCCACGAGGTTGCGGTCGTCGTCTCGGCCATGTCCGGCAAGACCAACGAACTGGTCGGCTGGGTCGAGAACATGCCGAAGGTCGCGGGCTCCAACGCCCCATTCTACGACGCTCGCGAGTACGACGCCGTGGTCGCTTCCGGCGAACAGGTGACGTCCGGCCTGCTCGCGATCGCACTGCAGTCGATGGGCATCAACGCCCGGTCGTGGCAGGGCTGGCAGTTGCCCATCAAGACCGACAACGCCCATGGTGCGGCCCGCATTCTCGACATAGACGGTGCGGATATCATCCGCCGCATGGGCGAGGGCCAGGTCGCGGTCGTCGCCGGCTTTCAGGGGCTCGGTCCAGACAACCGGCTGGCGACGCTCGGCCGGGGCGGTTCCGATACCTCGGCCGTCGCAATCGCCGCCGCCGTCAGGGCCGACCGTTGCGACATCTACACCGACGTCGATGGCGTCTACACGACCGACCCGCGCATAGAGCCGAAGGCCCGGCGATTGAAGAAGATCGCTTTCGAGGAAATGTTGGAAATGGCATCGCTCGGCGCCAAGGTGCTGCAGGTACGTTCGGTCGAGCTCGCCATGGTGCACAAGGTGCGCACATTCGTGCGCTCTTCTTTCGAGGACCCCGATGCGCCGGGCATGGGTGATCTCATGAACCCGCCCGGAACGCTGATTTGTGATGAGGATGAGATCGTGGAACAGGAAGTCGTAACCGGCATTGCCTATGCCAAGGATGAAGCACAGATCTCGTTGCGCCGCCTGGCCGACAGGCCGGGCGTGTCCGCCGCGATTTTCGGACCGCTTGCGGAAGCCCATATCAATGTCGACATGATCGTTCAGAACATCTCGGAAGACGGTTCGAAGACCGACATGACTTTCACCGTGCCGTCCGGCGACGTCGACAAGGCGCTGAAGGTGCTGGGCGAAAACAAGGAAACGATCGGCTATGACGTCATCCAGTCGGAATCGGGCCTCGTCAAGGTCTCGGTCATTGGCATTGGAATGCGCAGCCACGCGGGCGTCGCCGCTTCCGCGTTCCGGGCGCTTGCCGACAAGGGCATCAACATCAAGGCGATCACCACCTCAGAGATCAAGATTTCCATCCTGATTGACGGGCCTTACGCTGAATTGGCCGTTCGCACTTTGCATTCCGTCTACGGTCTGGATAAGAGTTAA
- a CDS encoding ABC-F family ATP-binding cassette domain-containing protein, whose product MALITIKNLGVTLGAPLFSQLDLAISPGDRIGIVAANGRGKSTLLKCIAGTLDATAGDISRSRGLRIGYVEQTVPPGLSEIPFHDALGHALPDEQAETEAWRIDVALDSLDVPPALRQLPIGRLSGGWQRLALLARVFVTDPDALLLDEPTNHLDLEKILRLETWLASLPREMPVLIASHDRAFLDATTNRTLFLRAEQSRMFSLPYSLARKALDEIDASEERRYQKDMKTAQQLRRQAAKLNNIGINSGSDLLTVKTKQIRQRAERLEDAARPAFQERSSGAIRLAHRGTHAKVLITLDNTTVETPQGGLLFRTGKQWICQGDRIVLLGRNGAGKSQLVNLIRTAIAEPEKSAAAIKATPSLALGYSDQTLAQLAENETPLATIIRRFEVGDQRARSLLAGAGFGIELQARPVGVLSGGQKSRLAMLVLRLTNPNFYLLDEPTNHLDIEGQEALESELTAQQTSCLLVSHDRSFVRAVGNRFWLIENRRLLEVDDPEAFFSSASER is encoded by the coding sequence ATGGCATTGATCACCATCAAAAACCTCGGTGTCACCTTGGGTGCACCGCTCTTTTCTCAACTCGACCTTGCTATCTCGCCGGGCGATCGTATCGGCATCGTCGCCGCCAATGGCAGGGGAAAATCCACCCTGCTGAAATGCATTGCCGGGACGCTTGACGCGACGGCGGGCGACATCAGCCGCTCGCGAGGCCTGCGCATCGGTTATGTCGAACAGACCGTTCCGCCTGGCCTTTCCGAAATTCCGTTCCATGACGCGCTCGGCCACGCGTTGCCGGACGAACAGGCCGAAACGGAAGCTTGGCGCATTGACGTCGCGCTGGACTCGCTCGACGTGCCGCCAGCCCTGCGCCAGCTGCCGATCGGAAGGTTGAGCGGCGGCTGGCAAAGATTGGCACTGCTTGCCCGCGTCTTCGTCACCGATCCGGATGCGCTGCTGCTGGACGAGCCGACGAACCATCTGGATCTTGAAAAGATACTGCGGCTGGAGACCTGGCTCGCAAGCCTTCCGCGCGAGATGCCCGTGCTGATCGCAAGCCATGACCGGGCGTTTCTCGACGCGACCACGAACCGGACGCTGTTTCTGCGGGCGGAACAGTCGCGCATGTTTTCGTTGCCCTATTCGCTGGCGCGAAAGGCGCTGGACGAGATCGACGCTTCCGAGGAGCGACGCTACCAGAAGGATATGAAGACGGCGCAGCAGCTTCGCCGCCAGGCCGCAAAGCTCAACAATATCGGCATCAATTCCGGCAGCGATCTTCTGACGGTAAAGACAAAGCAGATACGCCAAAGAGCCGAACGGCTGGAGGATGCTGCACGCCCCGCCTTTCAGGAGCGATCGTCCGGCGCGATCCGGCTCGCCCATCGAGGTACGCATGCCAAGGTTCTGATCACGCTCGACAATACCACGGTCGAAACTCCGCAAGGCGGCCTGCTGTTCAGAACGGGCAAGCAGTGGATCTGTCAGGGTGATCGGATCGTTCTCCTCGGCCGAAACGGTGCGGGCAAATCGCAGCTCGTCAATTTGATCAGAACGGCGATTGCAGAGCCGGAAAAGTCAGCCGCGGCGATCAAAGCGACACCATCACTAGCGCTGGGCTATAGCGATCAGACACTTGCCCAGCTCGCGGAGAATGAGACACCGCTTGCGACGATAATCCGGCGCTTCGAGGTAGGCGATCAACGCGCCCGCTCCCTGCTTGCCGGGGCCGGCTTCGGGATCGAACTGCAGGCTCGCCCGGTCGGAGTTCTCTCGGGCGGGCAGAAGTCCCGATTGGCCATGCTCGTGTTGAGGCTCACCAATCCGAACTTCTATCTGCTCGACGAACCGACCAACCATCTCGATATCGAGGGCCAGGAGGCATTGGAATCGGAGTTGACGGCTCAGCAGACGAGTTGCCTCCTGGTGTCGCACGACCGGAGTTTCGTGCGCGCAGTCGGCAACCGCTTCTGGTTGATCGAGAACCGGCGCTTGCTGGAGGTCGATGACCCCGAGGCCTTTTTTTCGTCGGCATCCGAACGGTAG
- a CDS encoding dihydrofolate reductase family protein — MRRVIMWDMVSVDGFFEAPEHDIGWFVFDDELDAYIRETQFEAGTLLFGRTTYELMAAYWPSARDHIAAFMNGVEKYVFSRTLKGADWNNTTVVSGDAAAEVKRLKEREGGAIFIFGSADFVSTLIAHGLVDEYRLGINPVLLGKGTPLFQNVPERTKLELTHVRPLKSGVVILHYRPEAA; from the coding sequence ATGCGGAGAGTCATCATGTGGGATATGGTCAGCGTCGATGGTTTCTTCGAAGCGCCTGAACATGACATCGGCTGGTTCGTTTTCGACGACGAGCTCGACGCCTATATCCGCGAGACGCAGTTCGAAGCCGGCACATTGCTTTTCGGCCGCACCACCTACGAACTCATGGCCGCCTATTGGCCATCGGCCCGGGATCACATCGCCGCTTTCATGAACGGCGTTGAGAAATACGTCTTCTCCCGGACACTCAAGGGCGCCGACTGGAACAACACGACAGTCGTTTCCGGCGATGCCGCCGCCGAGGTCAAGCGCCTGAAAGAACGTGAAGGCGGCGCGATCTTCATCTTCGGCAGCGCCGATTTCGTCTCGACGCTGATCGCGCATGGGCTCGTCGACGAATACCGTCTCGGCATCAACCCGGTGCTGCTCGGCAAGGGCACGCCCCTCTTTCAGAACGTTCCCGAGCGGACGAAGCTTGAGTTGACTCACGTCCGCCCCCTGAAGTCCGGCGTCGTCATCCTGCATTACCGGCCGGAAGCGGCGTGA
- the ubiG gene encoding bifunctional 2-polyprenyl-6-hydroxyphenol methylase/3-demethylubiquinol 3-O-methyltransferase UbiG, with the protein MSETARTTIDQSEVDRFSAMAAEWWDPTGKFRPLHKFNPVRLTYIRDKASEHFGRDPRSRHPLEGLRVLDIGCGGGLLSEPMARMGADVVGADASEKNIGIARTHAAGSGVSVDYRAVTAEALAEAGESFDIVLNMEVVEHVADVEFFMTTCAHMVRPGGLMFVATINRTLKAAALAIFAAENVLRWLPRGTHQYEKLVRPEELEKPLIASGMEIADRTGVFFNPLANQWNLSRDMDVNYMIVAKRPI; encoded by the coding sequence ATGAGCGAGACGGCGCGCACGACGATCGACCAGAGCGAGGTGGACCGCTTTTCGGCCATGGCGGCCGAATGGTGGGATCCCACCGGCAAGTTCCGCCCGCTTCACAAATTCAATCCCGTCCGCCTAACCTACATCCGCGACAAGGCCTCGGAACATTTCGGGCGCGATCCGAGAAGCCGGCATCCGCTTGAAGGTCTGCGGGTCCTCGACATCGGCTGCGGCGGCGGACTCCTTTCCGAGCCGATGGCCCGGATGGGCGCAGACGTCGTCGGGGCCGACGCCTCGGAAAAAAATATTGGCATCGCCAGGACGCATGCGGCCGGCAGCGGCGTCAGCGTCGACTATCGCGCCGTCACGGCGGAAGCCCTCGCCGAAGCCGGCGAGAGCTTCGATATCGTTTTGAACATGGAAGTCGTCGAGCATGTCGCGGACGTCGAATTCTTCATGACGACCTGCGCCCATATGGTGCGGCCGGGCGGTCTGATGTTCGTCGCAACCATCAACCGCACGCTGAAAGCGGCGGCGCTCGCGATCTTCGCCGCTGAGAACGTGCTGCGCTGGCTGCCGCGCGGAACCCACCAATACGAAAAACTGGTGCGGCCGGAGGAGCTGGAAAAGCCGCTGATTGCCAGCGGCATGGAAATCGCCGACCGCACCGGCGTCTTCTTCAATCCACTCGCGAACCAGTGGAACCTGTCGAGGGATATGGACGTCAACTACATGATCGTGGCCAAGCGGCCGATCTGA
- a CDS encoding DUF1178 family protein has protein sequence MIHYTLACDNGHAFEGWFSSSDDFDGQVARRLVTCPTCGSDSVSKQLMAPAVSTARKKEARRELVIDQAQKETIAKLKELVKSIRENAEDVGEHFPDEARKIHYGEAEQRGLIGKATAEEAIALIEEGIEIAPLPVLPDDAN, from the coding sequence TTGATCCACTACACTCTTGCCTGTGACAATGGCCACGCCTTCGAAGGCTGGTTCTCGTCGAGCGACGATTTCGACGGACAGGTCGCTCGCCGACTGGTCACCTGTCCCACCTGCGGCTCCGATTCCGTCAGCAAGCAATTGATGGCGCCTGCCGTTTCCACCGCGCGCAAGAAGGAAGCCCGCCGTGAGCTGGTAATCGATCAGGCGCAGAAGGAAACGATCGCCAAGCTCAAGGAACTGGTGAAATCGATCCGCGAGAATGCGGAAGACGTCGGCGAGCACTTCCCCGACGAGGCGCGCAAGATTCATTACGGCGAGGCCGAGCAGCGCGGGCTGATCGGCAAGGCGACCGCGGAAGAGGCAATTGCTCTTATTGAAGAAGGAATCGAGATCGCGCCGCTGCCGGTGCTGCCGGACGACGCGAACTGA
- a CDS encoding carbon-nitrogen hydrolase family protein — MTFKAAAVQMCSGVDPARNAETMAKLVREAAALGATYIQTPEMTGAVQRDRTGLRSVLADEESDGVVREASRLAGELGIYLHVGSTPIARADGKIANRGLLFGPDGAKICDYDKIHMFDVDLENGESWRESAAYHPGTTARIAELPFGRLGFSICYDVRFPELFRQQAVAGAEIMSVPAAFTRQTGEAHWEILLRARAIENGLFVIAAAQAGTHEDGRETFGHSMIIDPWGRVLAEAGPAGEELIIAEIDVAAVHAARARIPNLRNARSFLLDEVVLAGKGGAAA; from the coding sequence ATGACGTTCAAGGCCGCCGCCGTCCAGATGTGCTCCGGTGTAGACCCCGCAAGAAATGCGGAGACGATGGCGAAGCTGGTGCGTGAAGCGGCTGCTCTGGGCGCGACCTATATCCAGACGCCGGAGATGACTGGAGCGGTCCAGCGTGACCGGACGGGCTTGCGGTCGGTGTTGGCGGACGAGGAGAGCGACGGCGTCGTTCGCGAGGCGTCCCGCCTTGCCGGCGAGCTCGGCATCTATCTGCATGTCGGCTCGACGCCGATCGCGCGCGCGGACGGCAAGATTGCCAATCGCGGACTCCTGTTCGGACCCGACGGCGCGAAGATATGCGACTACGACAAGATACACATGTTCGACGTCGATCTGGAGAATGGCGAAAGCTGGCGCGAGAGCGCCGCCTATCATCCGGGCACGACTGCCCGTATCGCCGAGCTTCCGTTCGGCAGGCTCGGTTTTTCGATTTGTTACGATGTCCGCTTTCCCGAGCTGTTTCGACAGCAGGCCGTTGCCGGAGCCGAGATCATGTCGGTACCGGCGGCATTCACGCGTCAGACCGGCGAAGCGCATTGGGAGATACTGTTGCGCGCCCGCGCCATCGAGAACGGGCTCTTCGTTATTGCCGCCGCGCAAGCGGGCACGCATGAGGACGGCCGCGAAACCTTCGGTCACTCGATGATCATCGACCCCTGGGGCAGGGTATTGGCGGAAGCCGGCCCTGCCGGCGAAGAGCTCATAATCGCCGAGATCGATGTGGCGGCGGTGCACGCGGCGCGTGCCAGGATCCCCAACCTCAGAAACGCGCGGAGCTTTCTATTGGACGAGGTGGTTCTTGCCGGAAAAGGAGGCGCTGCAGCTTGA
- the grxC gene encoding glutaredoxin 3, with protein sequence MPVKEQLETMASVVIYTRQFCGYCTRAKKLLESKGIGFTEYDATYAPELRQEMIEKSRGGRTFPQIIINGVPVGGCDDLHALDRAGKLDDMLAA encoded by the coding sequence ATGCCGGTGAAGGAGCAGTTGGAGACTATGGCCTCGGTTGTCATCTATACGCGCCAGTTCTGTGGCTATTGCACGAGGGCGAAGAAGCTTCTGGAAAGCAAAGGCATCGGCTTCACGGAGTATGACGCCACCTATGCCCCCGAACTGCGCCAGGAGATGATCGAAAAATCCAGGGGCGGAAGGACCTTCCCGCAAATCATCATCAACGGCGTTCCTGTCGGCGGTTGCGATGACCTGCATGCGCTCGATCGCGCCGGCAAGCTCGACGATATGCTCGCGGCCTGA
- a CDS encoding ComF family protein translates to MNRDGQESWTRDWAGIIRRIAFQTVDLVFPPVCSGCGRLTGYAHAVCASCWAGMPLIERPYCEVLGMPFAYDPGEGAVSPEAIANPPVFDRLRSVAIHEGIVRDLVHGLKYGDRTDLAPMMAEWMIRAGEGAVAAADMIVPVPLHALRLWRRKFNQAAELARVIAGRSARAYRPDVLRRTRRTSRQVGLGARAREENVRGAFAVPESVKGELAGKRVVLVDDVYTTGATVSAATRALKRAGAGDVTVLTFARAMSGPI, encoded by the coding sequence ATGAATCGGGACGGGCAGGAAAGCTGGACGAGGGATTGGGCGGGCATCATCCGCCGGATTGCGTTCCAGACGGTCGATCTCGTCTTTCCGCCCGTATGTTCGGGATGCGGCCGGCTGACCGGATATGCGCATGCCGTCTGCGCTTCCTGCTGGGCGGGCATGCCGCTCATCGAACGGCCCTATTGCGAGGTCCTGGGCATGCCCTTCGCATACGATCCGGGTGAGGGTGCGGTTTCGCCCGAGGCCATCGCCAATCCTCCGGTCTTCGACAGGCTGCGTTCCGTAGCCATTCATGAGGGCATCGTCCGTGATCTCGTGCATGGCCTGAAATACGGCGACCGGACCGATCTTGCGCCCATGATGGCCGAGTGGATGATCCGCGCCGGCGAAGGTGCCGTGGCGGCGGCGGACATGATCGTGCCGGTACCGCTCCATGCGCTCCGCCTGTGGAGGCGCAAGTTCAATCAGGCCGCGGAACTGGCGCGCGTCATCGCCGGACGCTCCGCAAGAGCCTATCGGCCGGATGTCCTCCGCAGGACCAGACGCACGAGCCGGCAGGTCGGCCTTGGCGCGAGGGCGCGCGAGGAGAATGTCCGCGGTGCCTTTGCAGTACCCGAAAGCGTCAAGGGAGAGCTCGCGGGCAAGCGAGTCGTTCTCGTCGACGATGTCTATACGACGGGAGCGACCGTCTCTGCCGCAACCAGGGCCCTGAAGCGTGCGGGGGCCGGAGATGTCACGGTTTTGACCTTTGCAAGGGCCATGTCCGGTCCTATATGA
- a CDS encoding methyltransferase domain-containing protein, with product MEIIFDQSLVEARRRRALRQGDEKAGFLLDIVAQELAERVSVVERQFDKAMELHGYTGAAARSLSATGKVGTIERVETDSAFGLAGEPVTEAPLEHIPAEPASLNLLVSPLSLHLTNDTPGVFIQARRVLKPDGLFLAAIPGAGTLQELREALLSAEAELTGGASPRVIPFADVREMGALLQRAGFALPVADAETYTVRYDSLFGLIRDLRAMGMTNPLATRNRRPMPRRFFLRAAEIYAQRFSDPDGRIRATFSIIYLSGWAPHESQQKPLKPGSAKQRLSDALGAKEHKLEDGEGEP from the coding sequence GTGGAAATCATCTTTGACCAGAGCCTCGTCGAGGCGCGCCGCCGACGCGCACTGCGCCAGGGCGACGAGAAGGCGGGCTTCCTTCTCGACATCGTCGCACAGGAGCTGGCCGAGCGGGTGAGCGTTGTCGAACGGCAGTTCGATAAGGCCATGGAGTTGCATGGTTATACCGGAGCTGCCGCGCGCAGCCTTTCCGCGACCGGCAAGGTCGGCACGATCGAGCGTGTGGAAACGGACAGCGCCTTTGGTTTGGCGGGCGAACCGGTGACGGAGGCGCCGCTGGAGCATATCCCGGCTGAACCGGCGTCGCTTAATCTCCTTGTGTCGCCGCTGTCGCTTCATCTCACCAATGATACGCCCGGCGTCTTCATCCAGGCGCGCCGCGTGCTGAAGCCCGACGGGCTGTTCCTTGCCGCAATCCCCGGCGCCGGCACGCTGCAGGAACTGCGCGAGGCGCTCCTCTCCGCCGAAGCGGAGCTGACCGGCGGGGCGAGCCCCAGGGTGATCCCGTTTGCCGACGTGCGCGAAATGGGCGCGCTTCTTCAGCGGGCAGGCTTTGCCCTGCCGGTGGCCGATGCCGAGACATACACCGTGCGCTACGATTCGCTGTTCGGTCTCATCCGGGACCTGCGAGCAATGGGGATGACGAACCCGCTCGCCACCCGCAACCGCAGGCCAATGCCCCGGCGCTTCTTTCTCAGGGCGGCAGAAATCTACGCGCAGCGTTTTTCCGACCCGGACGGCCGCATACGCGCCACCTTCTCGATCATTTATCTTTCGGGCTGGGCACCGCATGAGAGCCAGCAGAAGCCGCTCAAACCCGGTTCGGCGAAGCAGAGATTGTCCGATGCGCTTGGGGCGAAGGAGCACAAGCTCGAGGATGGCGAAGGCGAGCCGTGA
- a CDS encoding Flp family type IVb pilin, whose product METLRRLLRDPDGATAVEYGLLAALISVGLLIGLQNFSGALLDMLTFITETLEDAWV is encoded by the coding sequence ATGGAAACGCTGAGACGCCTGCTCAGAGACCCCGACGGCGCGACTGCCGTGGAATACGGCCTCCTCGCCGCGCTGATCTCGGTCGGGCTTCTGATAGGCCTGCAGAATTTCTCCGGCGCACTGCTCGACATGCTCACCTTCATCACCGAGACGCTCGAGGACGCCTGGGTTTAA
- the mutT gene encoding 8-oxo-dGTP diphosphatase MutT: MQDRKIVLVAACALVDADGRVLLAQRPEGKPLAGLWEFPGGKVESGETPEETLIRELEEELGIRTKVACLAPLTFASHSYDDFHLLMPLYVCRRYEGFAEGREGQAIRWVRPKALRDYAMPPADEPLIPFLMDLL, from the coding sequence ATGCAAGATAGGAAGATCGTGCTCGTGGCCGCCTGCGCGCTCGTCGACGCCGATGGGCGCGTTCTGCTGGCACAGCGTCCGGAAGGCAAACCGCTTGCGGGACTCTGGGAGTTCCCTGGCGGCAAGGTCGAGAGTGGCGAGACGCCGGAAGAGACGCTGATCCGCGAACTCGAAGAGGAACTCGGCATTCGCACGAAGGTTGCCTGTCTGGCGCCGCTCACCTTTGCGAGCCACAGCTATGACGACTTTCACCTTCTGATGCCGCTTTACGTCTGCCGTCGCTACGAGGGGTTCGCTGAGGGCCGCGAGGGCCAGGCGATAAGGTGGGTGCGTCCGAAGGCACTGCGCGACTATGCGATGCCGCCCGCCGACGAGCCGCTGATCCCGTTTCTGATGGATTTGCTTTGA
- a CDS encoding GNAT family N-acetyltransferase → MDMTSNGREPPDGAGNGEAVTVDLPSVRRLEAVGFRAWPAASVQYDGSWLIRLTAGHPSKRLNSVNPLDPSDYRDIAIRLEKARRLFAESGRILTVRQTPLTPPRMVAHMDGEGWTAFAHSRVLSLDLAERDFSEGIDHLPIKDVGRFVDARILIGKDPPQAKPALTEIINAIKPECGLFLFEDRKIGPTAVSLVVHDNDLAGIMQFAVAEAVRRRGVGRALLDASLRWARLKGAKKAWLQVEADNEAAIELYRKAGFTEVYRYLYRTPKV, encoded by the coding sequence ATGGACATGACATCGAACGGCAGAGAGCCGCCCGACGGGGCGGGGAACGGGGAAGCGGTCACGGTCGACCTACCGAGCGTGCGGCGGCTGGAAGCGGTGGGTTTTCGCGCCTGGCCGGCCGCCTCGGTGCAATATGACGGCAGCTGGCTTATCCGTCTGACGGCGGGGCACCCTTCCAAGCGCCTTAACTCCGTCAACCCGCTCGATCCGTCCGACTATCGCGACATAGCCATCCGGCTGGAGAAGGCGCGCAGGCTTTTCGCCGAATCCGGCCGTATTCTCACGGTTCGCCAGACGCCGCTGACGCCGCCTAGGATGGTCGCCCATATGGATGGCGAGGGTTGGACGGCGTTTGCGCACAGCCGGGTCCTGTCGCTCGACCTGGCGGAACGCGATTTCAGCGAAGGCATCGACCATCTGCCGATCAAGGATGTCGGCCGTTTCGTGGATGCCCGCATCCTGATCGGCAAGGATCCACCGCAGGCCAAGCCCGCGCTGACGGAGATCATCAATGCTATCAAGCCCGAGTGCGGCCTGTTCCTGTTCGAGGACCGGAAGATCGGGCCGACTGCGGTATCGCTCGTGGTCCATGACAATGATCTCGCCGGCATCATGCAGTTCGCGGTTGCCGAAGCGGTGCGCCGACGCGGCGTCGGCAGGGCGCTCCTCGACGCTTCGCTCCGGTGGGCACGCCTCAAGGGCGCAAAGAAGGCCTGGCTGCAGGTGGAAGCTGACAATGAGGCTGCGATCGAGCTGTACCGCAAGGCCGGGTTCACCGAGGTCTACCGCTATCTCTATCGAACGCCGAAGGTCTGA
- the argJ gene encoding bifunctional glutamate N-acetyltransferase/amino-acid acetyltransferase ArgJ yields MSGSVSPLAPKTFAEMPALRGVRMATAAAGIKYKNRTDVLMMLFDRPASVAGVFTRSKCPSAPVDHCRQNLPGGIARAVVVNSGNANAFTGKKGREATKLTAEAAARAVGCSEAEIFLASTGVIGEPLDATKFAGVLDRLAAAATPDFWLEAAKAIMTTDTYPKVATRDAEIGGVKVVINGIAKGAGMIAPDMATMLSFVVTDADIAPAALQALLAAGVGPTFNSVTVDSDTSTSDTLMLFATGAAADDGQAKVEDAADPRLDGFRAALNDLLRDLALQVVRDGEGARKMVEVTVEGAENDAAAKRIALSIANSPLVKTAVAGEDANWGRVVMAVGKSGEMAERDRLAIWFGDIRVAVEGERDPAYSEAAATAVMQGETIPIRVDIGLGSGRATVYTCDLTKEYVEINGDYRS; encoded by the coding sequence ATGTCCGGTTCCGTCTCTCCGCTTGCTCCGAAAACCTTCGCCGAAATGCCGGCCCTTCGCGGCGTACGCATGGCGACCGCTGCGGCAGGGATCAAGTACAAGAACCGCACCGACGTGCTGATGATGCTTTTCGACCGGCCAGCATCTGTCGCCGGCGTGTTCACGCGGTCGAAATGCCCCTCCGCCCCGGTCGACCACTGCCGTCAGAACCTGCCGGGCGGCATTGCGCGCGCGGTCGTCGTCAACTCGGGCAATGCCAACGCATTCACCGGAAAAAAGGGCAGGGAGGCGACCAAGCTTACGGCCGAGGCCGCGGCCAGGGCCGTCGGCTGCAGCGAGGCGGAGATCTTCCTGGCGTCGACGGGCGTCATCGGCGAGCCGCTCGATGCAACCAAGTTCGCCGGCGTTCTCGACAGGCTTGCCGCGGCTGCCACCCCGGACTTCTGGCTCGAAGCGGCCAAAGCGATCATGACGACCGATACCTATCCGAAGGTTGCCACCCGCGACGCCGAGATCGGCGGGGTCAAGGTCGTGATCAACGGGATTGCCAAGGGCGCCGGGATGATCGCACCCGACATGGCGACCATGCTCTCCTTCGTCGTTACCGATGCGGACATTGCTCCGGCGGCGCTTCAGGCGCTGCTTGCGGCCGGCGTCGGGCCGACCTTCAATTCGGTGACGGTCGACAGCGACACCTCCACCTCCGATACTCTGATGCTTTTTGCGACCGGTGCAGCGGCGGACGATGGCCAGGCGAAGGTGGAGGATGCCGCCGACCCGCGTCTCGACGGGTTCCGCGCCGCACTCAACGATCTGCTGCGTGACCTGGCGTTGCAGGTGGTGCGCGACGGCGAGGGCGCCCGCAAGATGGTAGAGGTGACAGTCGAGGGGGCGGAGAACGATGCCGCCGCGAAACGGATCGCGCTTTCGATAGCCAATTCGCCGCTTGTCAAAACGGCTGTTGCCGGCGAGGACGCCAATTGGGGCCGTGTCGTCATGGCGGTCGGCAAGTCCGGTGAGATGGCCGAGCGCGACCGGCTGGCGATCTGGTTCGGCGATATCCGCGTCGCGGTCGAGGGCGAGCGCGATCCGGCCTATTCGGAAGCGGCCGCGACAGCGGTCATGCAAGGCGAGACCATTCCGATCCGCGTCGATATCGGTCTCGGGTCGGGCCGGGCCACGGTCTATACCTGCGACTTGACCAAGGAATATGTCGAAATCAACGGCGATTACAGAAGCTGA